One genomic segment of Desulfocapsa sulfexigens DSM 10523 includes these proteins:
- a CDS encoding response regulator translates to MNSLLAAKILLVDDEEEFIDLMSQRLETRGLKVEAVSSGEAAVAAVADHSFDVAIVDLAMPGIDGIETLKQIKNERPDVEVIMLTGQATVKSGIEAMKHGASDFLEKPVDLNVLMEKIRAAKSDRMRSLKSKSAEELKNILKSKSW, encoded by the coding sequence ATGAATAGTTTATTGGCAGCGAAGATCTTGCTTGTGGATGATGAGGAAGAGTTTATTGACCTTATGTCGCAGCGGCTTGAAACCAGGGGCCTCAAGGTGGAGGCGGTGTCAAGTGGAGAAGCTGCCGTGGCTGCGGTGGCAGATCATAGCTTCGATGTTGCCATAGTCGATCTGGCCATGCCTGGAATTGATGGCATTGAAACGTTGAAACAGATCAAGAATGAACGGCCGGATGTCGAGGTTATTATGCTTACCGGTCAGGCGACTGTCAAAAGTGGTATAGAGGCCATGAAGCATGGAGCCAGTGATTTTCTTGAAAAACCAGTCGATTTGAATGTTTTGATGGAGAAAATACGGGCGGCTAAGAGCGATCGAATGCGTTCTCTTAAAAGTAAGTCGGCTGAGGAGTTGAAAAACATTTTAAAGAGTAAAAGCTGGTAA
- the hflC gene encoding protease modulator HflC, with amino-acid sequence MKQIAQFFLIGLVLLCIAVVYDGFYIVEEGQQAMITQFGAPVGKPKTEAGFYLKLPFVQEVNYFDKKVQIWDGDPNQIPTNDKTYVYLDVTARWRITDALLYMQAVKTEARAQSLLDDIIDGTVRDMVNKNNLIEIIRSSDWSLDTMTNARDSQGPPKIGRDGITNKILEAAGKVTPQYGIELLDVMFKRVNYIESVRLKVYDRMISERKRIAAERRSTGEGKKAEILGKVERELKVILSEANRESSEIKGKADASATKIYGDIYSQDPDFFSFYKTLQSYSNVVGKNTSLILSADSDLFHYLQNIDSKK; translated from the coding sequence ATGAAACAGATAGCTCAATTTTTTCTTATCGGCCTGGTACTGCTCTGCATAGCCGTGGTCTACGATGGATTTTACATAGTTGAAGAAGGTCAGCAGGCCATGATTACCCAGTTCGGAGCCCCGGTGGGTAAGCCAAAAACAGAGGCCGGATTTTACCTCAAACTGCCTTTTGTTCAGGAAGTGAATTATTTCGACAAAAAGGTTCAGATCTGGGACGGCGACCCCAACCAGATCCCAACCAATGACAAAACATATGTTTATCTTGATGTTACGGCACGATGGCGAATCACCGACGCCCTCCTGTACATGCAGGCAGTAAAAACGGAAGCCCGGGCTCAATCACTGCTGGACGACATTATCGATGGTACCGTCCGTGACATGGTGAACAAAAACAACCTCATTGAAATCATTCGCAGCTCAGACTGGTCGCTCGACACCATGACAAATGCCAGGGATAGCCAGGGACCTCCAAAAATTGGTAGAGATGGTATCACTAATAAGATTCTTGAAGCCGCCGGAAAAGTAACGCCGCAATATGGCATTGAACTACTCGATGTAATGTTCAAACGTGTCAATTATATCGAGTCTGTCCGCCTCAAAGTATACGACCGGATGATCTCTGAGCGAAAGCGAATTGCAGCAGAAAGAAGATCTACAGGTGAAGGAAAGAAGGCCGAGATTCTCGGTAAGGTGGAACGGGAACTGAAAGTCATTCTATCAGAAGCCAATAGAGAGTCATCGGAAATCAAAGGTAAGGCTGACGCCAGTGCCACCAAAATCTATGGTGACATTTACAGCCAGGATCCCGATTTTTTCTCTTTCTACAAGACCCTGCAAAGTTACTCAAACGTTGTTGGCAAAAACACTTCCCTGATACTCTCAGCTGATTCTGACCTTTTTCATTATCTACAAAACATAGACAGTAAGAAATAG
- the hflK gene encoding FtsH protease activity modulator HflK, with amino-acid sequence MPNQDQQPPWGKKKKPQTPEEMVAQLIKKLQDYFSDSPKKPSGDGAPIKSSPPNPFSSIGKILAIVLIVLVLQGVYSSFYKINPSEVGVILRLGKYYRTDQSGLHFKFPYIDHLYKVDVEEIRKEEFGFRSRYPGQKTSFERKGYDMESLMLTADKNVINVAWIVQYRVREPQAYLFQIKDVRQAVRDLSESATRRIVGNMDFDYVLSNRDLLAAEVKQDLQKQLQSLEAGIAIGTVQFQDINPPDQVKPAFNEVNEADQDMKRLVNEAEEIYNQKIPRARGNALQIIEEAHGYAAARVNNAKGESQRFLSILTEYKNAPEVTKRRMYLETMQEVMPSVESVYIMNKDQQTPLPLLNLSRGSSSAVSIPPAKQ; translated from the coding sequence ATGCCCAACCAGGATCAACAGCCACCGTGGGGAAAGAAGAAAAAGCCCCAGACACCTGAAGAGATGGTGGCTCAACTCATTAAAAAACTTCAGGATTATTTTTCTGACTCTCCCAAGAAACCATCCGGGGACGGAGCTCCAATAAAAAGTAGTCCGCCAAATCCTTTTTCCTCAATTGGTAAAATCCTTGCCATCGTTCTGATCGTACTGGTTTTACAGGGTGTCTACTCATCCTTCTACAAAATCAACCCTTCAGAGGTGGGTGTTATCCTCCGCCTGGGCAAATACTATCGGACTGACCAATCAGGACTGCATTTCAAATTCCCCTACATTGACCATCTCTATAAAGTCGATGTTGAAGAAATTCGAAAAGAAGAATTTGGGTTTCGCAGTCGTTACCCGGGGCAGAAAACCAGCTTTGAACGAAAAGGCTACGACATGGAATCACTGATGCTTACGGCGGACAAGAACGTTATCAATGTGGCGTGGATTGTTCAGTACAGGGTTAGAGAACCACAGGCCTACCTCTTTCAGATAAAAGACGTTCGTCAGGCTGTACGCGACCTCTCTGAAAGCGCAACCCGGAGAATCGTCGGAAACATGGATTTTGACTATGTCCTATCAAACCGGGATCTCCTGGCCGCAGAAGTAAAGCAGGATCTCCAGAAACAGCTGCAGAGTCTTGAAGCAGGTATAGCCATCGGTACAGTGCAGTTCCAGGATATCAATCCACCAGACCAGGTAAAACCAGCCTTCAATGAAGTAAATGAGGCTGATCAGGACATGAAACGACTCGTAAACGAGGCCGAGGAAATCTACAATCAGAAGATCCCCCGGGCACGAGGCAATGCTCTGCAAATTATCGAAGAAGCACACGGTTATGCGGCGGCTAGAGTCAACAACGCCAAGGGCGAATCTCAACGTTTCCTCTCTATTTTGACGGAATACAAAAATGCCCCGGAAGTTACAAAAAGACGAATGTACCTTGAAACAATGCAGGAAGTTATGCCCAGCGTCGAGTCAGTCTACATAATGAATAAAGACCAGCAGACCCCACTGCCTCTTTTAAATCTCAGCAGGGGGAGCAGCTCTGCTGTGTCCATCCCGCCAGCTAAACAGTGA
- a CDS encoding citrate synthase — protein MSEKHATLTIDGKSYEFPIVLGTEGDKAIDIRKLRGTTGYITLDSGYMNTGSCNSQITFLDGEKGILNYRGYEIETLAENCSFVEVAYLLLIGELPTQKQLNDFRELLSRYALIHEDMIHFFDHFPPNAPPMAILSNMVNTLQNYYPEMTSESEEELPEIAARILSKIRTIAAFSYKKSVGHPLVYPRYDLSYCGNFLNMMFDKPVKPYVVHPEVVATLNKLLILHADHEQNCSTSTVRLVGSAGVNLYTSISAGISALWGPLHGGANQAVVEMLMAIHRDNNDFEKYIKKAKDPNDPFRLTGFGHRVYKTFDPRATIIKRACAKTLKALNVDDPLLDIAMELEDIARNDDYFISRNLYPNVDFYSGIIYRAMGIPTNMFTVMFAMGRLPGWISHWREMMLDTKNLRIGRPRQVYDGPKQRDFIPLHERV, from the coding sequence ATGTCAGAAAAACATGCAACATTGACCATAGACGGTAAAAGCTACGAATTCCCAATCGTCCTCGGAACCGAGGGCGACAAAGCCATCGACATCCGCAAACTACGTGGCACAACCGGATACATCACCTTGGATTCCGGCTACATGAACACAGGTTCCTGTAACTCACAGATTACCTTTCTTGACGGTGAAAAAGGTATTCTCAATTACCGCGGCTACGAGATAGAAACTCTTGCTGAAAACTGCTCCTTTGTGGAAGTGGCCTACCTTCTACTCATAGGAGAACTTCCCACTCAGAAACAGCTGAATGACTTCCGGGAACTTCTATCTCGTTACGCCCTGATCCACGAAGACATGATTCACTTTTTTGATCATTTTCCTCCCAACGCACCTCCGATGGCCATCCTTTCCAACATGGTCAACACGCTCCAGAATTACTATCCTGAAATGACCAGTGAAAGCGAAGAAGAACTTCCTGAGATTGCAGCAAGAATCCTTTCTAAAATCAGGACCATTGCCGCATTTTCCTATAAGAAATCCGTTGGTCACCCACTGGTTTATCCCCGCTACGATCTCTCCTATTGCGGAAACTTCCTCAATATGATGTTCGACAAGCCGGTAAAACCCTATGTGGTTCACCCGGAAGTGGTTGCCACCCTCAACAAACTGCTCATACTCCATGCGGACCATGAGCAGAACTGTTCAACATCAACGGTACGCCTCGTCGGCAGTGCCGGAGTAAACCTATACACTTCTATCTCTGCCGGTATCAGCGCATTGTGGGGCCCCTTGCACGGAGGAGCCAACCAGGCTGTAGTTGAAATGCTTATGGCGATCCATCGCGACAATAATGATTTTGAGAAATACATCAAAAAGGCTAAGGATCCCAACGATCCATTCCGCCTCACTGGCTTTGGCCATCGCGTCTACAAAACATTTGACCCACGGGCCACCATCATCAAACGCGCCTGTGCCAAAACCCTGAAAGCCCTGAACGTCGATGACCCGCTCCTGGATATTGCCATGGAGCTTGAGGACATCGCTAGAAATGATGATTATTTCATCAGTCGCAATCTGTATCCCAACGTCGATTTTTACTCCGGTATTATCTATCGAGCCATGGGCATTCCAACGAATATGTTCACGGTAATGTTTGCCATGGGCAGACTTCCCGGTTGGATTTCCCACTGGAGAGAAATGATGCTGGATACCAAAAATTTACGAATCGGAAGACCTCGCCAGGTATACGATGGTCCAAAACAACGAGATTTTATTCCACTCCACGAAAGAGTATAA
- the polA gene encoding DNA polymerase I: MTEEVYLVDGSAYIYRAYHAVAPLSNAEGMPTHAVFGFLNILKRLLKDKQPKYLAVAFDMRGKVFRHEIYPEYKANRPPMPDDLAVQIPYIKELVHAMNIPCFEIEGIEADDIIAAAVKVLSGQERKIVVVSGDKDLLQLVDDTVVMWDPMKNKVMDSDAVEEKYHVKPEQLLDCYSLMGDSSDNVPGVPGVGPKTAEKLINEHGTLEGVYEALGSMKKSKLRERLEENRDKAFLSRELIRLKDDVDVPSRLSGYLPKSPDEALLNDLYTRLGFSSMVKIESKAVPIPTEGFKLVRTEDELQSVVTSLQGADLLVIDTETSSLDVSRATLVGISLCTDLQSSWYIPVGHCAEDGSLAAGQLPASTVIEALRPYLESTSLPKLGHNIKYDYSILKKSCNLSLKGPLYDSMIAAYLIESGRRSLKLDDLCLEHGLALTPFDQVVEDTKKENCFAYVPIDQACKYSCEDVYGALLLWQSYEPQLKELEQLELFLGVETPLVPILADMELEGITVSKAVLGQLEKEFQTELDALEGEICALAGYNFNIQSPKQLGVLLFEELDLPHGRKTKTGYSTDMKVLEKLAPKHEIPAKIMRYRILAKLQSTYVKKLKKLIDPDSGRVHTSFNQTVTATGRLSSSNPNMQNIPIRTEEGNRIRHAFVPAKGLVFLSADYSQIDLRVLAHYSQDAALLHAFRNGEDIHARTAAELFAVSPLLLTSEMRRVAKSINFGIVYGMSSFGLSNQLNISRREASRFIEKYFHLYGGVKTFMEKVVEQARIDEYVTTLLNRRRMLPEINVKNKTQREFAERTAINTPIQGSAADIIKLAMVKVVPALQRENLSARLLLQIHDELVFELPESELKETQEVVRDSMEGALQLDVPLIVNFEIGKSLAKS, from the coding sequence GTGACCGAAGAAGTATATCTTGTTGATGGCAGTGCCTATATTTATCGTGCTTATCATGCCGTGGCGCCCCTGAGCAATGCCGAAGGCATGCCCACCCATGCTGTTTTTGGGTTTTTAAATATCCTGAAGCGGCTCTTAAAAGACAAACAGCCCAAATACCTTGCCGTTGCCTTTGATATGAGAGGCAAAGTGTTTCGTCACGAAATTTATCCAGAATATAAGGCAAACCGACCACCAATGCCCGATGATCTTGCGGTACAGATTCCTTATATTAAGGAACTGGTACATGCCATGAATATTCCCTGTTTTGAGATTGAGGGGATAGAAGCAGATGATATTATTGCTGCCGCTGTCAAGGTTCTGAGCGGCCAGGAGCGAAAAATCGTTGTGGTATCCGGTGATAAAGATCTGTTGCAACTGGTGGATGATACGGTTGTGATGTGGGATCCGATGAAGAATAAGGTGATGGATAGTGATGCAGTTGAAGAGAAGTACCATGTGAAACCTGAGCAACTGCTTGATTGCTATTCACTTATGGGAGATAGTTCCGATAATGTGCCTGGGGTTCCCGGGGTTGGCCCTAAAACTGCTGAAAAGCTTATCAATGAGCATGGAACACTTGAAGGTGTATATGAAGCTTTAGGTAGTATGAAAAAATCAAAACTCAGGGAGCGTCTCGAAGAAAACAGAGACAAGGCTTTTCTATCAAGGGAGTTGATTCGCTTAAAGGATGATGTCGATGTTCCTTCCCGTCTTTCCGGGTATTTACCTAAGAGTCCCGATGAGGCACTGTTGAACGATCTCTACACCAGGCTTGGGTTCAGCAGTATGGTGAAGATTGAAAGTAAGGCTGTTCCGATTCCGACAGAAGGGTTTAAGCTGGTACGGACTGAAGATGAGTTGCAGAGTGTTGTGACCTCTCTCCAGGGTGCTGATCTTCTGGTGATCGATACCGAGACAAGTTCACTGGATGTCTCCCGGGCCACACTCGTTGGGATTTCGCTGTGTACAGACCTTCAGTCATCCTGGTATATTCCAGTTGGACATTGTGCAGAGGATGGCAGTCTGGCGGCGGGACAGCTACCAGCGTCCACTGTGATTGAGGCGCTCAGGCCGTATCTTGAATCTACCAGCTTACCTAAGCTTGGACATAATATTAAGTATGACTATTCGATATTAAAGAAATCCTGCAATCTCAGCCTGAAAGGGCCGTTGTATGATTCCATGATCGCAGCCTATCTTATTGAATCGGGCAGAAGGTCCCTGAAACTCGACGATCTTTGCCTCGAGCATGGCCTTGCCTTAACCCCCTTTGACCAGGTTGTGGAGGATACCAAAAAAGAAAATTGTTTCGCATATGTTCCCATTGACCAGGCATGTAAATACAGCTGTGAAGATGTGTACGGGGCCTTACTGCTCTGGCAAAGCTATGAGCCACAGTTGAAAGAGCTTGAGCAGCTTGAGTTGTTTCTTGGAGTGGAGACTCCCCTTGTTCCAATTCTAGCGGATATGGAACTTGAGGGGATTACAGTCTCAAAAGCAGTCCTTGGGCAACTTGAAAAGGAGTTCCAAACAGAGCTTGATGCCCTGGAGGGTGAGATCTGCGCACTTGCCGGTTACAATTTTAATATTCAGTCTCCCAAGCAACTGGGGGTTCTTCTTTTTGAGGAGCTGGATTTGCCCCATGGCCGTAAAACAAAAACTGGTTATTCCACTGACATGAAGGTCCTGGAGAAGCTGGCTCCCAAGCATGAAATTCCGGCAAAGATTATGCGGTATCGCATTCTGGCAAAACTCCAATCTACCTACGTAAAGAAGCTGAAAAAATTGATAGATCCCGATTCCGGAAGGGTTCATACATCCTTTAATCAAACGGTTACAGCAACAGGCCGGTTGTCATCGAGCAACCCCAATATGCAGAATATTCCTATTCGCACAGAAGAGGGGAATCGTATCCGGCATGCCTTCGTTCCGGCCAAGGGCCTAGTGTTTCTCTCGGCAGACTATTCACAGATCGATCTTCGAGTCCTGGCCCATTATTCTCAGGATGCTGCTCTTTTGCACGCTTTTCGTAACGGGGAAGACATTCATGCCCGTACTGCTGCAGAACTCTTTGCCGTGTCACCTCTGCTTCTCACCTCAGAGATGCGCAGGGTGGCCAAATCCATTAACTTTGGGATCGTGTATGGTATGTCCAGTTTCGGGCTCTCAAATCAGTTGAATATCAGTCGCAGGGAGGCCAGCAGGTTTATTGAAAAATATTTTCATCTCTATGGTGGTGTGAAAACATTTATGGAAAAAGTGGTGGAGCAGGCACGTATCGATGAATATGTTACCACTCTGCTCAATCGAAGAAGGATGCTCCCGGAAATTAATGTGAAAAACAAGACACAAAGGGAGTTTGCCGAACGCACAGCTATTAACACTCCGATTCAGGGGAGTGCCGCTGACATTATCAAGCTCGCCATGGTTAAAGTTGTTCCGGCCTTACAGCGCGAAAATCTGTCGGCCAGGTTGTTGCTGCAGATTCACGATGAACTTGTTTTTGAACTTCCAGAAAGTGAACTGAAAGAAACCCAGGAAGTGGTTAGGGATTCCATGGAAGGAGCATTGCAACTTGATGTACCGCTGATTGTGAATTTTGAAATTGGTAAGAGTCTGGCGAAAAGTTGA
- a CDS encoding CBS domain-containing protein yields MNSKTSIIRDIIIPLDRYPQLNENQTLQEAMETFRSFRAEQQDCACYKGILVVNDKNQLVGKLSLMDIMHGLVPRLVDATNVDKYEGKGKDSEFPNLSFLYEDKTFSGCGKNKQKSIKSLMKAITFSLPADTHMLKALVMMEHRKDFNVPVTDNGTIIGMLRLEEIFNSMCTSYCDIT; encoded by the coding sequence GTGAACAGCAAAACTTCGATTATCAGGGATATTATCATACCCCTTGATCGTTATCCGCAACTGAATGAGAACCAGACACTTCAGGAGGCTATGGAAACATTCAGGTCTTTTCGGGCAGAGCAGCAGGATTGTGCCTGTTATAAAGGCATACTGGTTGTCAACGACAAGAATCAACTGGTTGGCAAGCTCTCTTTGATGGATATCATGCATGGTCTGGTGCCACGCCTGGTGGACGCAACCAATGTGGACAAGTATGAAGGGAAGGGCAAGGATTCCGAGTTTCCTAATTTGTCATTTTTGTATGAAGATAAAACGTTTTCCGGGTGCGGTAAAAATAAACAGAAGTCAATCAAGAGTCTCATGAAGGCTATTACCTTTTCACTTCCGGCTGACACCCACATGTTAAAAGCCCTGGTCATGATGGAACATCGAAAGGATTTTAATGTTCCGGTTACCGATAATGGAACAATTATCGGCATGCTGCGTCTAGAGGAAATCTTTAATTCGATGTGCACAAGTTACTGTGATATTACATAA
- a CDS encoding rhomboid family intramembrane serine protease — translation MVFATDDRHEALSCSLALSAVGISHQYTETPKSLILSVDAKDAAKADMQLKAYLNENKNWPSRPVATTDDFIPLFQPPTLLLIGSLMLLYTVTGPWSGSSLWFTYGSGDAKAIIENHQYFRLLTALTLHADAVHLLGNCLFGGFLFHFFCKLTGNGLGLFSMLLTATIANYINVALHGSNHLFVGFSTAVFAIIGMLAMISRSHRITKRYLQILPFMAGAALLAMIGSSGERTDLGAHFFGLCCGLAFGWLLCRPAVLRLRHSIPLQTILFTISITSIFIAWSSAWK, via the coding sequence GTGGTCTTTGCAACGGATGACAGACATGAAGCACTTTCCTGTTCCCTGGCTCTCTCCGCCGTTGGAATTAGCCACCAGTACACCGAAACACCTAAAAGCCTGATTCTTAGCGTAGACGCCAAGGATGCAGCCAAAGCGGATATGCAGCTAAAAGCATATTTGAACGAAAATAAAAACTGGCCCTCCAGACCCGTTGCCACCACAGATGATTTCATTCCACTCTTTCAGCCACCAACCCTGCTGCTCATTGGCAGCCTGATGTTGTTATACACGGTTACGGGTCCCTGGTCCGGCAGCTCCCTCTGGTTCACATATGGGTCAGGAGATGCCAAAGCAATTATAGAGAACCACCAATATTTCAGACTCCTCACGGCACTCACTCTTCACGCAGACGCAGTCCACCTTCTGGGTAACTGCCTGTTTGGCGGATTTCTTTTTCATTTTTTCTGTAAACTTACTGGCAATGGCCTCGGATTATTCTCCATGCTCCTTACTGCGACAATCGCTAACTACATCAACGTCGCACTCCATGGCAGCAACCATCTCTTTGTTGGGTTTTCCACTGCCGTCTTCGCAATCATTGGAATGCTTGCCATGATCAGCCGGAGCCACAGAATAACCAAAAGGTACCTGCAAATTCTTCCATTTATGGCCGGCGCCGCTCTTCTAGCAATGATCGGCAGCTCTGGAGAGCGAACGGATCTTGGCGCACATTTTTTTGGTCTCTGCTGTGGCCTTGCCTTCGGATGGCTTCTCTGCAGGCCTGCAGTTTTGAGACTGCGTCACTCTATCCCCCTGCAGACTATACTTTTTACTATTTCCATCACATCAATATTCATCGCCTGGAGCAGCGCCTGGAAATAA
- the thiE gene encoding thiamine phosphate synthase, giving the protein MMQSVQGVVNHQLYESRLKQFEDEVGVYPVSCERLAAGRSDLEWLDQVIAGGSRIVQLRDKDSSDRDLLAKARYFRKKTSEAGVLFFLNDRLDIALLSDADGMHVGQKDLPPSEIRKLAPDILIGFSCNTEEQVRVLGEEVKRGTSAVSYYNIGPLFETGTKEGLHHFLGADGIGKFSRHCSLPFTVMGGIKLGHLDEVLRAGARRVAVVTALSGADDIAFETAHWQQRVLSGRKESC; this is encoded by the coding sequence ATGATGCAGTCAGTACAAGGGGTTGTGAATCATCAGTTGTATGAGAGCCGGCTCAAGCAGTTTGAGGATGAGGTTGGGGTTTATCCGGTGAGTTGTGAGCGACTCGCAGCCGGACGCAGTGACCTGGAATGGCTTGACCAGGTGATAGCCGGAGGAAGCAGGATAGTACAGCTTCGTGATAAGGATAGTTCGGATAGGGATCTTCTCGCAAAGGCTCGTTATTTCAGAAAAAAAACCAGTGAAGCCGGCGTGTTGTTTTTCTTGAACGATAGGCTTGATATTGCACTCCTTTCCGATGCCGATGGCATGCATGTCGGGCAGAAAGATTTGCCACCGTCAGAAATCCGAAAACTTGCCCCTGATATTTTAATCGGCTTCTCCTGTAATACTGAGGAACAGGTCAGGGTTCTGGGTGAGGAGGTGAAACGAGGAACAAGTGCTGTTTCTTATTATAATATCGGGCCTCTTTTTGAAACCGGAACAAAGGAGGGGTTACATCATTTTTTGGGGGCCGATGGGATTGGTAAATTTTCCCGGCATTGTAGTCTACCCTTCACTGTTATGGGTGGGATAAAACTGGGTCACCTTGACGAGGTGCTCCGTGCCGGGGCAAGGCGAGTTGCAGTGGTGACGGCCCTCAGTGGCGCAGATGATATAGCTTTTGAGACAGCGCACTGGCAGCAGCGTGTTCTGTCCGGACGGAAAGAGAGTTGCTGA
- a CDS encoding response regulator: MSSIALFNTIFVEEKKVREQLAAATDFRVVRDTDIISEVSQKYGIGEDKVERALYGPPSVFNTFTLERERITAYLKVVMAGHLKTSGVIYCGNIALLVPSAVTHVLRVGLFDKMSNRIQRAVGEGVTEKNAVKVIKKNDSSAAGWADYLYKKEITSNSLYDIVVPMGENSPESAVKLILENYNKPAVLEQDASRQAVNDMAVGAKVELALVEKGYTTEVRSTGGEITLLINKSVSNFQRLVNTLTEIAESVEGVAAVKVLPGQDYHVSVYRSQEFTLPPKVLLVDDEQEFVQTLSDRLNTRNYGSYPVFDGEQALELLVNELPDVMVLDLKMPGIGGVDVLRKTKEFNPDIKVIILTGHGSEEDRKVCMKLGAYAYLHKPVDIAQLTEIIDEAHGKVAAAKMAHI; the protein is encoded by the coding sequence ATGTCTTCAATTGCACTGTTTAATACAATTTTCGTAGAAGAGAAGAAGGTTAGGGAGCAACTTGCAGCTGCAACTGATTTTCGTGTTGTTCGGGATACTGATATAATAAGTGAAGTGTCTCAAAAATACGGCATCGGTGAAGACAAGGTGGAACGGGCACTCTATGGCCCACCTTCAGTGTTTAATACATTCACCTTGGAACGCGAACGGATTACTGCTTATCTGAAGGTTGTGATGGCAGGTCATCTGAAAACATCCGGAGTTATCTATTGCGGTAATATTGCCCTTCTTGTTCCCTCTGCTGTGACACATGTCCTGCGGGTTGGATTATTTGATAAGATGAGTAACCGTATCCAACGTGCAGTGGGGGAAGGTGTAACAGAAAAGAATGCTGTTAAAGTAATAAAGAAAAATGATAGCAGTGCAGCCGGTTGGGCTGATTATCTTTATAAAAAGGAAATAACAAGTAACTCTCTGTACGATATTGTCGTTCCCATGGGGGAGAATTCTCCCGAGTCAGCGGTAAAACTGATCCTCGAGAATTATAATAAACCAGCAGTTCTGGAGCAAGATGCTTCCCGTCAGGCTGTTAATGATATGGCAGTTGGTGCAAAGGTTGAGCTGGCGCTGGTCGAAAAAGGGTATACCACCGAAGTGAGAAGTACTGGTGGAGAAATTACTCTTTTAATAAATAAGAGTGTTTCTAATTTTCAAAGACTAGTCAATACCCTGACTGAGATAGCAGAAAGTGTTGAAGGTGTTGCTGCTGTTAAGGTTCTTCCCGGTCAGGACTACCATGTCTCAGTCTATCGGAGTCAGGAATTCACTCTTCCGCCCAAGGTGTTATTGGTTGATGATGAACAGGAGTTTGTGCAGACCCTTTCTGATAGATTAAATACCCGTAACTACGGTTCATACCCTGTTTTTGATGGTGAGCAGGCTCTTGAGCTTTTGGTGAACGAGCTTCCTGATGTGATGGTTCTTGATCTGAAGATGCCAGGGATAGGGGGGGTTGATGTCCTTCGTAAAACCAAAGAATTTAATCCTGACATTAAGGTTATCATCCTTACCGGTCATGGCTCTGAGGAGGACAGAAAGGTATGTATGAAGCTTGGTGCTTATGCCTATCTGCATAAACCCGTCGATATTGCACAGTTGACCGAAATCATTGACGAGGCACATGGGAAGGTTGCGGCGGCAAAAATGGCACACATATGA